A portion of the Lolium rigidum isolate FL_2022 chromosome 1, APGP_CSIRO_Lrig_0.1, whole genome shotgun sequence genome contains these proteins:
- the LOC124702096 gene encoding auxin response factor 21-like isoform X2 — MAAPESSGGGEGEGSMRRSKVNQELWYACAGPLVALPPAGSLVVYFPQGHSEQVAASMRKDADAQIPSYPNLPSKLICILHSVTMQADPDTDEVYARITLQPVSNVTQCDKEILLASELAMKQNRPQTEFFCKTLTASDTSTHGGFSVPRRAAERIFPRLDFSLQPPAQELQARDLHDTIWTFRHIFRGQPKRHLLTTGWSLFISGKRLLAGDSVLFIRDTKQQLLLGIRRANRQPTNLSSSVLSSDSMHIGVLAAAAHAAANNSQFTIFYNPRASPSEFVIPFAKYQKAVYGNQLSLGMRFRMMFETEESGTRRYMGTITGVSDLDPVRWKGSQWRNVQVAWDEAAPSERRTRVSLWDIEPVIAPFFIYPTPLFTAKRPRQPGMIDDETSEMDNLFKRTMPWLGEDIYKKDMNTQNSIMPGLNLVQSLQWMNMQQNLSLAGTVMQPELLNSLAGKHVQNLSAADVRQISFQPQFLQQNNIQFNTSLLPQQNLHTEQLAKAIATPNQLGSIMVPQKVDQDRQSDQKQHGVTQSVQGSQANLNITQPQHAVQAQFQQPQVTLQAQLQQQQPLVQSHAVFQGGLQQIQIQQQQQPHLQQQLQQQQPQHHQQVQQSVQEQQKMKTQPVPVSSDANMNTQLFDHQMKLQLLKALEPQQQHLTFEQQKMLFDLQQQMVNSHSNHQQCMQAATQTVSLHNGSTMQYPTQQKAQPHQLVQDSPGSTIPVAKSDIVTSMGASSLNAAGGMQSLKTDNVPSSSTSPSTNTNHVLLQSIPSSSRNQSLLTAAKTSQSSVVLGSTIEQEKPYQSVKPTIMIPKITEQGPATGRDYNNNNPHMDYLDTSSSATSVCLSQADGSLQQNFQSSSFDQHHLLRDTAPENALLANSIENDKFMDQMAGTGISNYISSKDSQQELSSSMISHSFGVADMGFNSIDSAINDPTFLNRNSRAPAPAQQRMRTYTKVHKRGAVGRSIDMNRYSGYDELKHDIARMFGIEGQLGDQSRVGWKLVYEDHEKDVLLVGDDPWEDFLNCVRCIRILSPQEEMQMRLVGDFGDGFLPNQACSSSDGGQPW; from the exons ATGGCGGCGCCGGagagctccggcggcggcgagggggaggggtcgatgaggaggagcaaggtgaaccaggagCTGTGGTACGCGTGCGCGGGGCCGCTGGTGGCGCTTCCGCCGGCGGGGAGCCTCGTCGTCTACTTCCCCCAGGGCCACAGCGAGCAG GTGGCAGCATCTATGCGAAAGGATGCAGACGCACAGATTCCAAGCTATCCAAATCTTCCATCAAAGCTAATATGCATCCTCCACAGTGTCACTATGCAG GCTGACCCTGACACGGATGAAGTTTATGCTCGAATTACTCTCCAACCAGTTAGCAAT GTGACACAGTGCGACAAGGAGATATTGCTGGCATCAGAGCTTGCGATGAAACAAAACAGGCCACAGACAGAATTCTTTTGTAAAACATTGACCGCGAGTGATACTAGCACTCATGGAGGATTCTCTGTGCCACGGCGTGCTGCAGAGAGGATTTTCCCTCGTCTT GACTTTTCATTGCAACCTCCTGCTCAGGAACTTCAGGCCCGGGATTTGCATGATACTATTTGGACATTCCGCCATATATTTAGAG GCCAGCCTAAAAGGCATCTCCTGACTACTGGCTGGAGCCTATTTATCAGTGGAAAGAGACTTCTTGCTGGTGATTCAGTTCTATTTATTAG GGATACAAAACAGCAACTCCTCTTGGGGATCAGACGAGCAAATAGGCAGCCTACTAACCTCTCATCGTCTGTCTTGTCTAGTGATAGCATGCATATCGGTGTTCTTGCTGCTGCAGCCCATGCAGCAGCAAATAACAGCCAGTTCACAATATTCTATAATCCAAG agcCAGTCCTTCAGAATTTGTGATTCCTTTTGCCAAGTACCAGAAGGCAGTCTATGGCAACCAATTATCTCTTGGCATGAGGTTTAGAATGATGTTTGAAACTGAAGAGTCTGGAACAAGAAG GTACATGGGTACGATAACTGGCGTAAGTGATCTGGATCCTGTAAGGTGGAAAGGCTCTCAGTGGCGCAATGTTCAG GTCGCATGGGATGAAGCAGCACCAAGTGAAAGGCGTACCAGGGTTTCCTTATGGGACATAGAGCCTGTCATCGCTCCATTCTTCATCTATCCCACGCCATTATTCACAGCAAAGCGCCCAAGACAACCTGGGATGATAG ATGACGAGACTTCTGAAATGGATAATCTTTTTAAGAGGACCATGCCATGGCTTGGTGAGGATATTTACAAGAAAGATATGAACACTCAGAACAGTATAATGCCTGGTCTAAATTTAGTTCAGTCACTTCAGTGGATGAACATGCAACAGAACTTGTCGCTCGCAGGCACAGTAATGCAACCAGAGTTGCTAAACTCATTAGCTGGCAAACATGtgcaaaatttgtctgcagctgaTGTAAGGCAAATCAGCTTCCAGCCCCAATTCCTGCAACAAAACAATATCCAGTTCAACACCTCACTGCTACCTCAGCAAAACCTACACACAGAACAGTTAGCGAAAGCTATAGCTACACCAAATCAACTGGGAAGTATTATGGTACCACAGAAGGTAGATCAAGACCGCCAATCCGACCAGAAGCAGCATGGGGTTACTCAATCAGTGCAAGGCAGCCAGGCAAACTTAAACATCACACAACCTCAACATGCTGTCCAAGCTCAGTTCCAGCAGCCTCAAGTGACTCTTCAGGCTCAACTCCAGCAACAGCAGCCTCTGGTCCAGAGTCATGCTGTCTTTCAGGGAGGCCTTCAGCAAATTCAGATTCAGCAGCAACAGCAACCACATCTGCAGCAGCAGTTACAACAGCAACAACCTCAACATCATCAGCAGGTTCAACAATCAGTGCAGGAGCAGCAAAAAATGAAGACACAACCTGTTCCTGTGTCCAGTGATGCAAACATGAATACACAACTATTTGATCATCAAATGAAACTTCAACTATTAAAGGCTCTAGAGCCACAGCAGCAACATCTGACCTTTGAACAGCAGAAAATGCTTTTCGATTTGCAGCAACAAATGGTAAATTCTCACTCAAATCATCAGCAATGTATGCAAGCAGCTACCCAAACTGTTAGTTTACATAACGGCAGCACTATGCAATACCCAACACAACAAAAGGCTCAACCTCACCAACTTGTTCAAGATTCGCCTGGGAGTACCATTCCTGTTGCAAAATCAGATATTGTTACCTCCATGGGTGCTAGCTCTTTGAATGCGGCTGGTGGAATGCAGTCACTGAAGACCGATAATGTTCCCTCTTCGTCAACATCGCCATCCACCAACACTAATCATGttcttctgcagtccatcccaagTAGCTCCAGGAACCAGAGTTTACTAACTGCAGCAAAAACATCTCAATCATCTGTTGTGTTGGGTTCTACAATTGAACAGGAGAAGCCTTACCAGAGTGTAAAACCAACAATAATGATTCCTAAGATAACTGAACAAGGGCCAGCTACTGGACgagactacaacaacaacaatcccCACATGGATTACTTGGACACGTCCTCTTCAGCTACTTCAGTTTGCCTTTCTCAGGCTGATGGATCATTGCAACAAAACTTTCAATCATCATCCTTTGATCAGCATCACCTGTTGAGGGACACAGCTCCAGAGA ATGCCTTGCTTGCAAACAGCATTGAAAATGATAAATTCATGGATCAGATGGCTGGAACTGGCATTTCTAACTACATTTCATCCAAGGATTCTCAACAAGAGTTATCCTCTTCAATGATTTCGCATTCATTTGGAGTTGCTGACATGGGATTCAATTCTATAGATTCTGCAATCAATGATCCCACGTTCTTAAACAGAAATTCCCGGGCACCGGCTCCTGCACAACAACGCATGCGAACCTATACTAAG GTGCACAAACGTGGTGCTGTTGGGAGATCTATTGACATGAACCGATATTCTGGATATGATGAACTGAAGCATGACATTGCGCGGATGTTTGGTATCGAGGGACAGCTTGGTGATCAAAGTAGAGTCGGCTGGAAACTAGTGTATGAAGATCATGAGAAGGATGTTCTACTAGTCGGTGATGACCCATGGGA GGATTTTCTGAATTGCGTACGGTGCATCAGGATTCTTTCTCCACAGGAAGAAATGCAAATGAGATTGGTTGGTGACTTTGGAGATGGCTTTCTACCCAACCAAGCCTGCAGCAGCTCAGACGGGGGTCAACCTTGGTAA
- the LOC124702096 gene encoding auxin response factor 21-like isoform X1, with the protein MAAPESSGGGEGEGSMRRSKVNQELWYACAGPLVALPPAGSLVVYFPQGHSEQVAASMRKDADAQIPSYPNLPSKLICILHSVTMQADPDTDEVYARITLQPVSNVTQCDKEILLASELAMKQNRPQTEFFCKTLTASDTSTHGGFSVPRRAAERIFPRLDFSLQPPAQELQARDLHDTIWTFRHIFRGQPKRHLLTTGWSLFISGKRLLAGDSVLFIRDTKQQLLLGIRRANRQPTNLSSSVLSSDSMHIGVLAAAAHAAANNSQFTIFYNPRASPSEFVIPFAKYQKAVYGNQLSLGMRFRMMFETEESGTRRYMGTITGVSDLDPVRWKGSQWRNVQVAWDEAAPSERRTRVSLWDIEPVIAPFFIYPTPLFTAKRPRQPGMIDDETSEMDNLFKRTMPWLGEDIYKKDMNTQNSIMPGLNLVQSLQWMNMQQNLSLAGTVMQPELLNSLAGKHVQNLSAADVRQISFQPQFLQQNNIQFNTSLLPQQNLHTEQLAKAIATPNQLGSIMVPQKVDQDRQSDQKQHGVTQSVQGSQANLNITQPQHAVQAQFQQPQVTLQAQLQQQQPLVQSHAVFQGGLQQIQIQQQQQPHLQQQLQQQQPQHHQQVQQSVQEQQKMKTQPVPVSSDANMNTQLFDHQMKLQLLKALEPQQQHLTFEQQKMLFDLQQQMVNSHSNHQQCMQAATQTVSLHNGSTMQYPTQQKAQPHQLVQDSPGSTIPVAKSDIVTSMGASSLNAAGGMQSLKTDNVPSSSTSPSTNTNHVLLQSIPSSSRNQSLLTAAKTSQSSVVLGSTIEQEKPYQSVKPTIMIPKITEQGPATGRDYNNNNPHMDYLDTSSSATSVCLSQADGSLQQNFQSSSFDQHHLLRDTAPESEFEVTDPTNNLLFRVNIDGQLGLPLHADALLANSIENDKFMDQMAGTGISNYISSKDSQQELSSSMISHSFGVADMGFNSIDSAINDPTFLNRNSRAPAPAQQRMRTYTKVHKRGAVGRSIDMNRYSGYDELKHDIARMFGIEGQLGDQSRVGWKLVYEDHEKDVLLVGDDPWEDFLNCVRCIRILSPQEEMQMRLVGDFGDGFLPNQACSSSDGGQPW; encoded by the exons ATGGCGGCGCCGGagagctccggcggcggcgagggggaggggtcgatgaggaggagcaaggtgaaccaggagCTGTGGTACGCGTGCGCGGGGCCGCTGGTGGCGCTTCCGCCGGCGGGGAGCCTCGTCGTCTACTTCCCCCAGGGCCACAGCGAGCAG GTGGCAGCATCTATGCGAAAGGATGCAGACGCACAGATTCCAAGCTATCCAAATCTTCCATCAAAGCTAATATGCATCCTCCACAGTGTCACTATGCAG GCTGACCCTGACACGGATGAAGTTTATGCTCGAATTACTCTCCAACCAGTTAGCAAT GTGACACAGTGCGACAAGGAGATATTGCTGGCATCAGAGCTTGCGATGAAACAAAACAGGCCACAGACAGAATTCTTTTGTAAAACATTGACCGCGAGTGATACTAGCACTCATGGAGGATTCTCTGTGCCACGGCGTGCTGCAGAGAGGATTTTCCCTCGTCTT GACTTTTCATTGCAACCTCCTGCTCAGGAACTTCAGGCCCGGGATTTGCATGATACTATTTGGACATTCCGCCATATATTTAGAG GCCAGCCTAAAAGGCATCTCCTGACTACTGGCTGGAGCCTATTTATCAGTGGAAAGAGACTTCTTGCTGGTGATTCAGTTCTATTTATTAG GGATACAAAACAGCAACTCCTCTTGGGGATCAGACGAGCAAATAGGCAGCCTACTAACCTCTCATCGTCTGTCTTGTCTAGTGATAGCATGCATATCGGTGTTCTTGCTGCTGCAGCCCATGCAGCAGCAAATAACAGCCAGTTCACAATATTCTATAATCCAAG agcCAGTCCTTCAGAATTTGTGATTCCTTTTGCCAAGTACCAGAAGGCAGTCTATGGCAACCAATTATCTCTTGGCATGAGGTTTAGAATGATGTTTGAAACTGAAGAGTCTGGAACAAGAAG GTACATGGGTACGATAACTGGCGTAAGTGATCTGGATCCTGTAAGGTGGAAAGGCTCTCAGTGGCGCAATGTTCAG GTCGCATGGGATGAAGCAGCACCAAGTGAAAGGCGTACCAGGGTTTCCTTATGGGACATAGAGCCTGTCATCGCTCCATTCTTCATCTATCCCACGCCATTATTCACAGCAAAGCGCCCAAGACAACCTGGGATGATAG ATGACGAGACTTCTGAAATGGATAATCTTTTTAAGAGGACCATGCCATGGCTTGGTGAGGATATTTACAAGAAAGATATGAACACTCAGAACAGTATAATGCCTGGTCTAAATTTAGTTCAGTCACTTCAGTGGATGAACATGCAACAGAACTTGTCGCTCGCAGGCACAGTAATGCAACCAGAGTTGCTAAACTCATTAGCTGGCAAACATGtgcaaaatttgtctgcagctgaTGTAAGGCAAATCAGCTTCCAGCCCCAATTCCTGCAACAAAACAATATCCAGTTCAACACCTCACTGCTACCTCAGCAAAACCTACACACAGAACAGTTAGCGAAAGCTATAGCTACACCAAATCAACTGGGAAGTATTATGGTACCACAGAAGGTAGATCAAGACCGCCAATCCGACCAGAAGCAGCATGGGGTTACTCAATCAGTGCAAGGCAGCCAGGCAAACTTAAACATCACACAACCTCAACATGCTGTCCAAGCTCAGTTCCAGCAGCCTCAAGTGACTCTTCAGGCTCAACTCCAGCAACAGCAGCCTCTGGTCCAGAGTCATGCTGTCTTTCAGGGAGGCCTTCAGCAAATTCAGATTCAGCAGCAACAGCAACCACATCTGCAGCAGCAGTTACAACAGCAACAACCTCAACATCATCAGCAGGTTCAACAATCAGTGCAGGAGCAGCAAAAAATGAAGACACAACCTGTTCCTGTGTCCAGTGATGCAAACATGAATACACAACTATTTGATCATCAAATGAAACTTCAACTATTAAAGGCTCTAGAGCCACAGCAGCAACATCTGACCTTTGAACAGCAGAAAATGCTTTTCGATTTGCAGCAACAAATGGTAAATTCTCACTCAAATCATCAGCAATGTATGCAAGCAGCTACCCAAACTGTTAGTTTACATAACGGCAGCACTATGCAATACCCAACACAACAAAAGGCTCAACCTCACCAACTTGTTCAAGATTCGCCTGGGAGTACCATTCCTGTTGCAAAATCAGATATTGTTACCTCCATGGGTGCTAGCTCTTTGAATGCGGCTGGTGGAATGCAGTCACTGAAGACCGATAATGTTCCCTCTTCGTCAACATCGCCATCCACCAACACTAATCATGttcttctgcagtccatcccaagTAGCTCCAGGAACCAGAGTTTACTAACTGCAGCAAAAACATCTCAATCATCTGTTGTGTTGGGTTCTACAATTGAACAGGAGAAGCCTTACCAGAGTGTAAAACCAACAATAATGATTCCTAAGATAACTGAACAAGGGCCAGCTACTGGACgagactacaacaacaacaatcccCACATGGATTACTTGGACACGTCCTCTTCAGCTACTTCAGTTTGCCTTTCTCAGGCTGATGGATCATTGCAACAAAACTTTCAATCATCATCCTTTGATCAGCATCACCTGTTGAGGGACACAGCTCCAGAGAGTGAGTTTGAAGTTACAGATCCAACAAATAACCTTTTATTTCGGGTGAACATTGACGGTCAACTGGGCTTACCACTTCATGCAGATGCCTTGCTTGCAAACAGCATTGAAAATGATAAATTCATGGATCAGATGGCTGGAACTGGCATTTCTAACTACATTTCATCCAAGGATTCTCAACAAGAGTTATCCTCTTCAATGATTTCGCATTCATTTGGAGTTGCTGACATGGGATTCAATTCTATAGATTCTGCAATCAATGATCCCACGTTCTTAAACAGAAATTCCCGGGCACCGGCTCCTGCACAACAACGCATGCGAACCTATACTAAG GTGCACAAACGTGGTGCTGTTGGGAGATCTATTGACATGAACCGATATTCTGGATATGATGAACTGAAGCATGACATTGCGCGGATGTTTGGTATCGAGGGACAGCTTGGTGATCAAAGTAGAGTCGGCTGGAAACTAGTGTATGAAGATCATGAGAAGGATGTTCTACTAGTCGGTGATGACCCATGGGA GGATTTTCTGAATTGCGTACGGTGCATCAGGATTCTTTCTCCACAGGAAGAAATGCAAATGAGATTGGTTGGTGACTTTGGAGATGGCTTTCTACCCAACCAAGCCTGCAGCAGCTCAGACGGGGGTCAACCTTGGTAA
- the LOC124678618 gene encoding eEF1A lysine and N-terminal methyltransferase, protein MSLCSELGRLQLIEPSRFVTFSFPNPLLHDASNPYGDGDGDHAEYLRVAVLDAPLPAAPSPPAPRTAAMLVPAGRHRDWIFSTRAGQVHLLLSSQSQCPFSRLILVGPELSAPSPLVFSCAAARPDPDPAHARLLPLLLSLCPRAAFGGNRIPDVPLLSFHDDLLRLVPVHAVAGPVVGEMLVEDVTVDCAPAPAELRRRLRFKRTPCLVQTQVRLARPSSAAASDSSPLLEALDEGLGRSLQPQVGGQLLQPYLQAMVAGLAVIASSAEEIVRSGAMPRCLCAGLGGGALPMSIRMGLGFDVLGVEADCVVLDVARNYFGLVEDEFLRVRVGDAIQVIQDFARREEPDTTNFSAVMVDLDSSDAMCGVSAPPLEMAHGSILAAARRILHQHGVLVLNVIPPAADGSFYKALIDVLRQVFSELYEIDVGNGENFVLVATVSPTETTSTVQSGQFLTELRKLAGDFLEHIRKI, encoded by the coding sequence ATGTCGTTGTGCTCGGAGCTGGGCCGGCTGCAGCTCATCGAGCCCTCCCGCTTCGTCACATTTTCCTTCCCCAACCCTCTCCTCCACGACGCCTCCAACCcttacggcgacggcgacggcgaccacgCGGAGTACCTCCGGGTGGCCGTCCTCGACGCCCCTCTCCCCGCGGCGCCGTCTCCGCCCGCCCCACGCACGGCAGCGATGCTCGTCCCGGCGGGCCGGCACCGCGACTGGATCTTCTCCACCCGCGCCGGGCAGgtccacctcctcctctcctcccagTCGCAGTGCCCGTTCTCCCGCCTCATACTCGTCGGCCCCGAGCTCTCCGCGCCTTCCCCTCTGGTCTTCtcctgcgccgccgcccgcccggaCCCGGATCCTGCCCACGCGCggctcctcccgctcctcctgTCTCTCTGCCCCCGTGCTGCATTTGGGGGCAATCGCATCCCTGACGTCCCCCTGCTCTCCTTCCACGACGATCTCCTCCGGCTTGTTCCCGTCCACGCCGTCGCCGGCCCGGTCGTCGGCGAGATGCTCGTCGAGGACGTGACCGTCGACTGCGCCCCTGCTCCGGCCGAGCTGCGCCGGAGGCTGCGTTTCAAGCGCACGCCGTGCCTTGTACAGACCCAGGTGCGCCTTGCTCGACCATCGTCCGCCGCTGCTTCTGATTCTTCTCCGTTGTTGGAAGCATTGGACGAGGGGCTTGGTAGGTCGTTACAGccgcaggtgggtggacagctgcTCCAGCCTTACCTCCAGGCCATGGTTGCCGGCCTCGCAGTGATCGCCTCATCCGCGGAGGAGATCGTCCGGTCAGGTGCAATGCCAAGGTGTCTCTGTGCTGGCCTTGGTGGTGGAGCTCTTCCAATGTCCATCAGAATGGGACTTGGCTTCGATGTTCTCGGCGTCGAGGCTGATTGCGTTGTCCTAGACGTCGCGAGGAACTACTTTGGGCTGGTGGAGGATGAGTTCCTTCGTGTCCGTGTCGGCGATGCTATTCAAGTGATTCAGGATTTTGCGCGTCGAGAGGAGCCTGATACGACAAACTTCAGTGCGGTCATGGTGGATCTTGACTCCTCCGATGCTATGTGTGGCGTGAGCGCGCCGCCGCTGGAGATGGCTCATGGAAGCATCCTTGCTGCTGCACGCAGGATTCTGCATCAGCATGGAGTGTTGGTGCTGAATGTGATCCCTCCTGCTGCTGATGGATCCTTCTACAAAGCGCTGATCGATGTTCTTCGCCAGGTCTTCTCTGAGTTGTATGAAATAGATGTTGGGAATGGTGAGAATTTCGTTCTCGTTGCCACGGTGTCGCCGACCGAGACCACTAGCACTGTTCAATCAGGGCAGTTTCTGACGGAGTTGAGGAAATTAGCTGGGGATTTTCTGGAACATATAAGGAAAATTTGA